Proteins encoded by one window of Paraburkholderia terrae:
- a CDS encoding CaiB/BaiF CoA transferase family protein, producing MSGPLQGIRVVEIGTLIAAPFAARLLAEFGAEVIKIEAPETGDPLRKWRKLHEGTSLWWYLQSRNKKSICVNLKSQEGADVVKRLAADADVVIENLRPGALEKLGLGWDVLHAINPKLTMVRISGYGQTGPYRDRPGFGAIGEAMGGIRYTTGEVDGAPARVGVSLGDSLASLHGVIGALMSLLRVKTGQGDGQVVDVSLVESVFNLMESLVPEYDLLGHVRERSGGALPGIAPSNTYRTEDGGFVVIAGNSDPIFKRLMQVIGRADLADDPALARNDGRVAQSAMLDAAITAWTSHQSIDDVLVALERAEVPSGRIYSVADIVADPHYQAREMLLKADLPGGASVKMPGIVPKLSETPGEVRWQGPTLGEHTSSVLADLGYEQSDIERLRREGAVQ from the coding sequence ATGAGTGGTCCGTTACAGGGTATTCGCGTCGTCGAGATCGGCACGCTGATCGCGGCGCCGTTCGCCGCGCGCCTGCTCGCCGAGTTCGGCGCCGAAGTCATCAAGATCGAAGCACCCGAAACGGGCGACCCGCTGCGCAAATGGCGCAAGCTGCATGAAGGCACCTCGCTCTGGTGGTATCTGCAATCGCGCAACAAGAAGTCGATCTGCGTGAATCTCAAGTCGCAAGAAGGCGCCGATGTCGTCAAACGTCTGGCCGCCGACGCCGACGTCGTCATCGAAAACCTGCGCCCCGGCGCGCTCGAAAAGCTCGGCCTCGGCTGGGACGTGCTGCACGCGATCAACCCCAAGCTCACGATGGTCCGCATTTCCGGATATGGCCAGACGGGCCCGTATCGCGATCGGCCGGGCTTTGGCGCGATCGGCGAAGCAATGGGCGGCATCCGCTATACGACGGGTGAAGTCGATGGCGCGCCCGCTCGTGTCGGCGTGAGCCTCGGCGATTCGCTCGCTTCGCTGCACGGCGTGATCGGCGCGCTGATGTCGCTGCTGCGCGTGAAGACGGGGCAGGGCGATGGACAGGTCGTGGACGTGTCGCTGGTCGAAAGCGTCTTCAACCTGATGGAAAGCCTCGTGCCCGAATACGATCTGCTCGGCCATGTGCGCGAGCGCAGCGGCGGCGCGCTGCCGGGCATCGCGCCGTCGAATACGTATCGCACGGAAGATGGCGGCTTTGTCGTGATCGCGGGCAATAGCGATCCGATCTTCAAGCGCCTGATGCAGGTGATCGGCCGCGCCGATCTCGCCGACGATCCCGCACTCGCTCGCAACGACGGCCGCGTCGCGCAAAGCGCGATGCTCGATGCCGCGATCACCGCGTGGACCTCCCATCAATCGATCGACGACGTGCTGGTCGCGCTCGAACGCGCCGAAGTGCCGTCGGGCCGCATCTATTCGGTGGCCGACATCGTCGCCGATCCGCACTATCAGGCGCGCGAGATGTTGCTGAAGGCTGATTTGCCGGGTGGCGCGTCGGTGAAGATGCCGGGCATCGTGCCGAAGCTGTCGGAGACGCCGGGCGAAGTGCGCTGGCAAGGTCCGACGCTTGGCGAGCATACGTCGAGCGTGCTCGCCGATCTCGGCTATGAGCAAAGCGATATCGAGCGGCTGCGCCGCGAAGGAGCCGTGCAATGA
- a CDS encoding MFS transporter produces MSTPGAVAAGSRDDKLAATADIIKKVTWRLMPLIMICYLFAFFDRINISFAKFQLQSDLGFSDTAYGLGASLFVIGYVLFEVPSNMLLYKVGARRWIARIMISWGLATAAMVFVQNEWQFYGLRFVIGAMEAGFAPGVLYYLTLWFPASYRGRVTSLLFLASAFSGLVGAPLSGLVLGQMDGVFGIRGWHWLFLLGGLPCIVLGILVLKVLKDRIEDAGWLSPAEKTYLSSQIAQQAQPTTQGHSLLGAIRTPGFLTLGLIYFLIQIASYGLNFWAPHLIRVAGTQNPTIIGLLTAVPYICGAICMVIVGRLSDASGERRKFVSGLLVMAAVGFFAAGFFDKQTVMLVVALAVLGAGVIASIPAFWALPPKLVTGAGAAGGIALINTLGQLGGIVSPVMVGRVRDVTGSTTPALYVIGGLSLICALIILYGLPQSLRQKDHTGSAGA; encoded by the coding sequence ATGAGCACACCAGGCGCAGTCGCGGCGGGCAGCCGTGACGACAAACTAGCGGCCACAGCCGACATCATCAAGAAGGTCACATGGCGGCTCATGCCGCTCATCATGATCTGCTATCTGTTCGCGTTCTTCGACCGCATCAACATCAGCTTCGCGAAGTTCCAGCTGCAAAGCGATCTCGGCTTTTCGGATACGGCATACGGCCTCGGCGCAAGCCTCTTCGTGATCGGCTACGTGCTGTTCGAAGTGCCGAGCAACATGCTGCTGTACAAGGTCGGCGCGCGCAGATGGATTGCGCGGATCATGATTTCGTGGGGTCTCGCGACGGCCGCGATGGTGTTCGTCCAGAACGAATGGCAGTTCTACGGTCTGCGTTTCGTGATCGGCGCGATGGAAGCGGGTTTTGCGCCCGGCGTGCTCTACTACCTGACGCTGTGGTTTCCGGCGAGCTATCGCGGACGCGTGACGTCGTTGCTGTTTCTCGCATCGGCGTTCTCGGGTCTGGTCGGCGCGCCGCTCTCGGGTCTCGTGCTCGGTCAGATGGACGGCGTGTTCGGCATTCGCGGCTGGCATTGGCTGTTCCTGCTCGGCGGCTTGCCTTGTATCGTGCTCGGCATTCTCGTGCTCAAGGTGCTGAAGGATCGCATCGAAGACGCGGGCTGGCTGTCGCCTGCCGAGAAGACGTATCTGTCGAGCCAGATCGCGCAACAGGCGCAGCCGACCACGCAGGGTCACTCGCTGCTCGGCGCGATTCGCACGCCCGGTTTCCTCACGCTCGGCCTGATCTACTTCCTGATTCAGATCGCTTCGTACGGCCTGAACTTCTGGGCACCGCATCTGATCCGCGTCGCAGGTACGCAAAACCCGACCATCATCGGTCTGCTGACGGCCGTGCCTTATATCTGCGGCGCGATCTGCATGGTGATCGTGGGCCGTTTGTCGGATGCTTCGGGCGAGCGTCGCAAGTTCGTGAGCGGGCTGCTGGTGATGGCGGCGGTCGGCTTCTTTGCTGCGGGCTTCTTCGACAAGCAGACGGTGATGCTCGTCGTGGCGCTCGCTGTGCTCGGCGCAGGCGTGATCGCTTCGATTCCCGCGTTCTGGGCGCTGCCGCCGAAGCTCGTGACGGGCGCGGGCGCTGCGGGCGGTATCGCGCTGATCAATACGCTGGGTCAGTTGGGCGGTATCGTCAGCCCGGTGATGGTGGGCCGCGTGCGCGACGTGACGGGTAGCACGACGCCCGCGCTGTATGTGATCGGCGGGTTGAGCCTGATCTGCGCGTTGATCATTCTGTATGGCCTGCCGCAATCGCTGCGTCAGAAGGACCATACGGGGAGCGCTGGCGCGTGA
- a CDS encoding GntR family transcriptional regulator has translation MQNSDIDAGLTPPPLMPKVERQRLHDTVVEHIRRFIVEGTLEPGKKLNERELCETLGISRTPLREALKVLAAEGLIDIEPNRGASVSKMDEAELRETFELMSGLEAFSGELAAERMTAVELTEIKALHYAMLACRAQNDLAGYYSRNQAIHDKINEAARNSALRQTYIAVNRRLQALRFRSNFQIPKWDSAIHDHDEMLKALEARDGKRLSAILRQHLLDKRDAVLQVQSREDAAAAKLKA, from the coding sequence ATGCAAAATTCGGACATTGATGCAGGCCTGACACCGCCTCCCCTGATGCCGAAGGTCGAACGCCAGCGTTTGCACGACACGGTGGTCGAACACATCCGGCGCTTCATCGTCGAAGGCACGCTGGAGCCGGGCAAGAAACTGAACGAACGCGAACTGTGCGAAACGCTCGGCATTTCGCGCACGCCGTTGCGCGAAGCGCTGAAAGTGCTTGCGGCGGAAGGGCTGATCGATATCGAGCCGAATCGCGGCGCGTCGGTGTCCAAAATGGACGAAGCGGAATTGCGCGAGACGTTCGAGTTGATGAGCGGGCTCGAAGCGTTTTCCGGCGAGCTTGCGGCGGAGCGCATGACAGCCGTCGAACTCACCGAAATCAAGGCGCTGCATTACGCGATGCTCGCGTGCCGCGCGCAGAACGATCTGGCCGGTTACTACAGCCGCAATCAGGCGATTCACGACAAGATCAACGAGGCCGCGCGCAACTCCGCGCTGCGTCAGACGTATATCGCCGTGAACCGCCGTTTGCAGGCGCTGCGCTTTCGCTCGAACTTCCAGATTCCGAAGTGGGACAGCGCGATTCACGATCACGACGAGATGCTCAAAGCGCTGGAGGCGCGCGACGGCAAGCGTCTGAGTGCGATCTTGCGGCAGCACTTGCTCGACAAGCGCGATGCCGTGTTGCAGGTGCAGTCGCGCGAAGATGCGGCTGCTGCGAAACTGAAGGCTTAA
- a CDS encoding hydroxymethylglutaryl-CoA lyase, whose amino-acid sequence MNFERETFDKLIVQEVAPRDGLQIEPTWVETADKIALIDQLSTAGFTRIEAGSFVSPKAIPALRDGEAVFTQIERRAGVVFVALVPNVKGAERALNAHADELNLVMSASQTHNRANMRMSCEASLVEFGDIVRLAKHFPVSLNATVATAFGCPFEGKIDEDRVVSIVDTYREMGIDGITLADTTGMANPRQVARLVTRVLQRVPADALTLHFHNTRGLGLANVLAAYEVGARRFDAALGGLGGCPFAPGASGNICTEDLVNMCDEIGIPTGIDLQKLIALSRTLPALLGHDVPGQLMKAGRNCDVHPVPDYVRAI is encoded by the coding sequence ATGAACTTCGAACGCGAAACATTCGACAAGCTGATCGTGCAGGAAGTCGCGCCGCGCGACGGCTTGCAGATCGAACCGACATGGGTCGAAACGGCCGACAAGATCGCGCTGATCGATCAACTGTCGACAGCGGGCTTTACGCGCATCGAGGCCGGTTCGTTCGTCTCGCCGAAAGCGATTCCCGCGTTGCGCGACGGCGAAGCGGTGTTCACGCAGATTGAGCGCCGCGCAGGCGTGGTCTTCGTCGCGCTGGTGCCGAACGTGAAGGGCGCCGAGCGCGCGCTGAATGCACATGCGGATGAACTGAACCTCGTGATGTCCGCGAGTCAGACGCACAACCGCGCGAACATGCGGATGAGCTGCGAAGCGTCGCTGGTCGAATTCGGCGATATCGTGCGGCTCGCGAAGCATTTCCCCGTGTCGTTGAATGCGACGGTGGCGACGGCGTTCGGTTGCCCGTTCGAAGGCAAGATCGACGAAGACCGCGTGGTGTCGATTGTCGATACGTACCGTGAAATGGGCATCGACGGCATCACGCTCGCCGATACGACGGGCATGGCGAATCCGCGCCAGGTCGCGCGGCTCGTCACGCGCGTGCTGCAACGCGTGCCTGCCGATGCGCTCACGCTGCACTTTCACAATACGCGCGGCCTTGGTCTCGCGAACGTGCTGGCCGCGTATGAAGTTGGCGCACGCCGTTTCGACGCGGCGCTCGGCGGCCTGGGCGGCTGTCCGTTCGCGCCGGGCGCGTCGGGCAACATCTGCACCGAAGACCTCGTCAACATGTGCGACGAAATCGGCATTCCGACAGGCATCGATCTGCAAAAGCTGATCGCGCTGTCGCGCACGCTGCCTGCGTTGCTCGGTCATGACGTGCCAGGACAACTGATGAAAGCGGGCCGCAATTGCGACGTGCATCCCGTTCCCGATTACGTGCGCGCTATCTGA
- a CDS encoding LysR family transcriptional regulator, whose product MVLKNLLRRLDLTTLQLFIAVYEEGTLTRAAEREAIAVSAASKRLLELEQAVGATLFQRNARGMTLTPAGETLLHHARRVMRGIENIGIELAGHASGVRGYVRMMANLSAIVEFLPEDLRAFLAVNDRVKIDLEERPSGGVVEAVADSLADLGICSGEADARGLEVTHYRHDTLCVVMRDDHPLAGRASVAFEETLDSDHVGLHSASSINARTHMAARQAGKALKLRIHVPGFDAVCRMVQAGMGVGVLPVNVYRIMGRPLGLVSVALEDEWSERSLIIVTRDSARLSPVARLLFDHLSSVEALSGKA is encoded by the coding sequence ATGGTCCTTAAGAACCTGCTTCGCCGCCTCGACCTCACGACGCTGCAACTGTTCATCGCCGTTTATGAGGAAGGCACGCTGACGCGCGCCGCGGAACGCGAGGCTATCGCCGTCTCCGCAGCGAGCAAGCGGCTGCTCGAACTGGAGCAGGCCGTCGGCGCGACGCTGTTTCAGCGCAACGCGCGCGGCATGACGCTTACGCCCGCGGGCGAAACGCTGCTACATCACGCGCGCCGCGTGATGCGCGGCATCGAGAACATCGGCATCGAACTCGCGGGCCACGCGAGCGGCGTGCGCGGCTACGTGCGGATGATGGCGAACCTCTCTGCGATCGTCGAATTCTTGCCCGAGGACTTGCGCGCGTTTCTGGCCGTCAATGACCGCGTGAAGATCGATCTCGAAGAGCGGCCAAGTGGCGGCGTGGTCGAGGCCGTGGCCGACAGTCTCGCCGATCTCGGCATCTGTTCCGGCGAAGCGGATGCGCGCGGCCTCGAAGTGACGCATTACCGGCACGACACGCTGTGCGTCGTGATGCGCGACGACCATCCGCTGGCCGGCCGCGCGAGCGTCGCGTTCGAAGAAACGCTCGACAGCGATCACGTCGGCCTGCATTCGGCCAGTTCGATCAACGCCCGCACCCACATGGCCGCGCGCCAGGCGGGCAAGGCGCTGAAGCTGCGCATTCACGTGCCGGGCTTCGACGCCGTGTGCCGGATGGTGCAGGCGGGCATGGGCGTCGGCGTGCTGCCCGTCAACGTGTATCGCATCATGGGGCGGCCGTTGGGTCTCGTGTCGGTCGCGCTCGAAGACGAATGGTCCGAGCGCAGCCTCATCATCGTGACGCGCGATTCGGCGCGTCTGTCGCCCGTCGCGCGGCTGCTGTTCGACCATCTGAGCTCCGTCGAAGCCTTGTCCGGTAAGGCTTAG